The following coding sequences lie in one Nitrospirota bacterium genomic window:
- a CDS encoding site-specific DNA-methyltransferase, giving the protein MDLLRQIPRETIKLVVTSPPYNIGKSYEKRRALDEYLDQQSKVIHRCVELLHPQGSICWQVGNFVLKNSIIPLDMALHPIFSSFGLILRNRIIWHFEHGLHCSKRFSGRYETIVWYTKGDQYTFNLDKVRVPQKYPNKKHFKGPKAGQLSCNPLGKNPGDVWIIPNVKHNHVEKTVHPCQFPVELIERLVLALTNEADWVLDPFLGVGTTAVAALLHNRRVLGAEIVADYIKIARERLERAADGRLRIRPMDRPVFDPTRPTPARPPLKVQIGMMPNQQTLFEMHEALAVYSKTDQATL; this is encoded by the coding sequence ATGGATCTCCTTCGACAGATTCCGCGCGAAACCATTAAGCTCGTTGTCACATCACCGCCTTACAACATTGGGAAATCTTACGAAAAGCGGAGGGCGTTGGATGAATATCTCGATCAACAAAGTAAAGTGATTCATCGTTGCGTCGAGTTACTTCACCCTCAGGGGAGTATCTGCTGGCAGGTCGGCAATTTCGTCCTTAAGAACTCAATTATCCCTCTTGACATGGCTCTCCATCCCATTTTTTCTTCCTTTGGTCTCATACTCCGGAACCGGATTATTTGGCATTTCGAGCATGGCCTTCATTGCAGCAAGAGATTTTCCGGTCGTTACGAAACCATTGTCTGGTACACAAAAGGCGATCAGTACACGTTCAATCTCGATAAAGTTCGCGTCCCTCAGAAATATCCCAACAAGAAACATTTCAAAGGCCCCAAAGCGGGGCAGTTATCTTGTAACCCGCTGGGGAAAAATCCAGGAGACGTATGGATCATTCCAAACGTGAAGCACAATCACGTCGAAAAGACCGTCCATCCCTGTCAGTTCCCTGTCGAATTGATCGAACGGCTCGTTCTGGCGTTGACGAACGAAGCTGATTGGGTTCTTGATCCATTTCTTGGAGTAGGAACGACAGCTGTCGCCGCACTCCTTCACAACCGGCGCGTTTTGGGGGCGGAGATCGTTGCGGATTACATCAAGATCGCAAGGGAAAGGCTTGAGCGTGCAGCTGATGGTCGCCTGAGAATCCGCCCCATGGATAGGCCAGTTTTCGATCCGACAAGGCCGACGCCGGCACGCCCCCCGCTGAAGGTTCAGATCGGCATGATGCCGAACCAACAGACTCTCTTTGAAATGCACGAGGCATTGGCTGTGTACAGTAAGACCGATCAGGCGACTTTATGA
- a CDS encoding peptidyl-prolyl cis-trans isomerase has translation MTIHRHVGISAGHALGRALLLMTGLLSGGWPWQALAAHLEDRIVAVVNNELIMLSEMKKEIEPEEERIQKRYKGEELERRLKLAEYTALTRMIERKLQLQAARSKGVAVSDQEVRQAIEEMKRQGEQIDAANPESVKNVREQLTLLKVVDREVRSGIMVAESEMRRYYQEHKDRFALPEEYTLSQILIRSRGPDDVDDARAKAKQVLEALKAGEKFEDLALRYSDGVNAARGGRLGLVRQGELLPPIERALSSARVGEITDAIETAEGFHIIRVDEKKPRQFRPFEEVRAEIQSLVFQQKSEDVYQVWIAELKNKAYIEVKF, from the coding sequence ATGACGATACACCGGCATGTCGGCATCTCGGCCGGGCACGCGCTTGGGCGGGCCCTTCTGCTTATGACCGGGCTTCTCTCGGGGGGATGGCCGTGGCAGGCCCTCGCCGCGCATCTCGAAGACCGCATTGTGGCGGTCGTCAACAACGAACTGATCATGCTCTCCGAAATGAAGAAGGAGATCGAACCGGAGGAGGAACGGATTCAGAAACGGTACAAGGGCGAAGAACTTGAGCGCCGGTTGAAGTTGGCCGAATACACCGCGTTGACCAGAATGATCGAACGCAAGTTGCAACTCCAGGCGGCCAGAAGCAAAGGCGTGGCGGTCTCCGACCAGGAGGTGCGCCAGGCGATCGAGGAGATGAAACGGCAGGGCGAACAGATCGACGCGGCGAACCCCGAGAGCGTCAAAAACGTCCGGGAGCAACTGACGCTCCTCAAGGTCGTGGATCGCGAAGTCCGAAGCGGGATCATGGTCGCGGAATCGGAGATGCGGCGCTACTACCAGGAACACAAGGACCGTTTCGCGCTGCCGGAAGAATACACCCTCAGCCAAATCCTGATTCGTTCACGCGGGCCCGACGACGTCGACGACGCCCGGGCCAAGGCGAAACAGGTCCTGGAGGCGCTCAAGGCCGGCGAGAAGTTCGAGGATCTGGCGCTGCGCTACAGCGACGGCGTCAACGCCGCCCGCGGCGGGCGTTTGGGGCTCGTCCGCCAAGGGGAACTCCTCCCGCCCATCGAGCGGGCGCTGTCGTCGGCGCGGGTCGGCGAGATCACGGACGCCATCGAGACCGCCGAGGGCTTCCATATCATCCGGGTGGACGAGAAGAAGCCCCGCCAGTTCCGGCCGTTCGAGGAAGTCAGGGCGGAAATCCAGAGCCTCGTGTTCCAGCAGAAAAGCGAAGATGTCTATCAGGTGTGGATCGCGGAGCTGAAGAACAAGGCGTATATCGAAGTGAAATTCTAG
- a CDS encoding BglII/BstYI family type II restriction endonuclease: MRKVYEYSHLGGSEILRVRYPKIEKEIDEVIARISGLDKSKVSKEKTMKGTLLYDPRELNRRFKDSFRKMGYLELRDTYTITIPNSQTSIKGAFKQIDFVKDKVLVEVQFGKYAFMFYDMAKFQYFFNENKADVGVEIVPCHAMHSQMSTGVSYGEQLVYDIERLKRHFPAVPVKVILIDV; the protein is encoded by the coding sequence ATGAGAAAAGTTTATGAATACTCGCATCTTGGCGGCTCCGAGATACTTAGGGTTCGGTATCCCAAGATTGAGAAAGAGATTGACGAGGTGATCGCACGCATCTCTGGTCTTGATAAGTCTAAAGTGAGCAAAGAAAAAACCATGAAGGGAACTTTGCTGTATGACCCGAGGGAGTTGAATAGGAGGTTCAAGGACTCGTTCAGGAAAATGGGATACCTTGAGCTTCGTGATACCTACACTATCACTATTCCGAACAGTCAGACCTCGATCAAAGGTGCTTTCAAGCAAATCGACTTCGTAAAAGACAAAGTTCTCGTCGAAGTGCAGTTCGGAAAGTACGCATTTATGTTTTACGACATGGCCAAGTTTCAATATTTCTTCAATGAAAATAAAGCTGATGTGGGCGTTGAGATCGTTCCTTGTCATGCCATGCATTCCCAGATGTCTACTGGGGTTTCGTATGGTGAACAGCTTGTCTACGATATAGAACGGCTGAAAAGGCATTTCCCCGCTGTGCCGGTCAAGGTGATACTTATCGACGTATAG
- the mfd gene encoding transcription-repair coupling factor, which translates to MSSASYPRQWDHILEPIVAALRQPGGRACLVGLHGSTAGFALTLLARARAGEEAGWARRSWLLVATTDEAAERLYNDLRFYHALFGMTSDPLVLFPEWETLPYEAAAPHVDLIARRMRALHRLTQSARTVLVTSVPALIQRLVPRSVFTAACLELRPGATLEREALISGLLRLGYRRGSVVEVPGEFSIRGGIVDIYSTAYADPLRIEFLGDTVESVRFFDPASQKSTAQLDRAWVLPARELIRSEESPDVPAPLPPDAEWRGPDVYPRMDTLLDYFTSEPVAALDQPDALAQKAKEFWAEIQEGYLRHGDSAGSDPYPTPDRLYLSWEAVHERIRAWSTLALEPVAAPDAARGPAVEFPARAPSSVGLAARGTPFSETLQILERLRDGGRVLLVARSRGQVDRLLALFAEHDLPARAWQPSFWTAASPAKEPFSVVQGDLSAGFVSPELRLALITEEELFAKGIRHRPPPKTQAATFLSSLDDLNAGDFVVHVQHGIARYQGLKRLEVQGFESDYLILEFAAGDKLYVPLDRLTQVQRYSGGEGHVPKLDKLGGSSWAKITARVKKDIEEMAQELIELYANRELVQRGTYDGDSTLTREFEAAFEYEETPDQLKAIEDIKRDMESPKPMDRLVCGDVGYGKTEVAMRAAFKAVENNRQVAVLVPTTLLAQQHYDNFAQRFAPFPARVALLSRFQSPKETKAVLKDVEAGAIDVVIGTHRLLQKDVRFRNLGLVIIDEEQWFGVRHKERLKQLRTQVDVLTLTATPIPRTLQMAMSGVRDLSVIETPPAGRLAIRTQVVRFNETTIREAIVRELGRGGQTYFVHNRVETMERMGSWLQRLVPEARIVMAHGQMDSKLLESVMLKFFHREADVLVASAIIQSGLDVPNANTILVNRADTFGLAQLYQLRGRVGRSGHQAYAYFLVPDEGALTGDAQKRLIAIQQFTELGSGFRIAAADLEIRGAGNLLGKQQSGHIAAVGLDLYMQMVEQAVQRLKGQVVEEEPDPVLRLSVSAFIPEDYVADAHQRLSLYKRLSSCAQVGDLALLHGEIQDRYGLPPEPVERLFEVMQIKLLAKALRLSSVEVKAGSLVIAFDPKARVPDAAVRALMDRYRTRLRFLSPLSFELRIPHQDWPSQFQELTAALQTLGVCDTKGRAQSEHVRA; encoded by the coding sequence GTGTCCAGCGCTTCCTACCCCCGTCAGTGGGACCATATCCTGGAACCGATCGTCGCCGCGCTGCGACAGCCCGGCGGCCGAGCCTGCCTGGTCGGCCTGCACGGCTCGACCGCCGGCTTCGCCTTGACGCTGTTGGCCCGCGCGCGCGCCGGCGAAGAAGCCGGCTGGGCCCGCCGGTCGTGGCTGTTGGTCGCGACGACGGACGAGGCGGCCGAGCGTCTCTACAACGACCTCCGGTTCTACCATGCGCTCTTCGGCATGACGTCCGACCCATTGGTCCTGTTCCCCGAGTGGGAAACGCTGCCCTATGAGGCCGCCGCCCCGCATGTCGACCTGATCGCACGACGGATGAGGGCCCTGCATCGGCTGACGCAAAGCGCCCGCACCGTGCTGGTCACCTCCGTTCCGGCGCTGATCCAGCGCCTCGTCCCGCGGTCGGTGTTCACCGCCGCCTGTCTCGAACTACGCCCCGGCGCGACGCTCGAACGCGAAGCCCTCATATCCGGGCTGTTGCGGCTCGGGTACCGGCGCGGGTCCGTCGTGGAGGTCCCCGGCGAATTCAGCATCCGCGGGGGCATCGTCGACATCTACTCGACGGCCTACGCCGATCCGCTGCGGATCGAGTTCCTGGGCGACACCGTGGAGTCCGTCCGCTTCTTCGATCCCGCTTCGCAAAAATCCACCGCCCAACTCGACCGGGCCTGGGTGCTTCCGGCGCGCGAGCTGATCCGCTCGGAAGAATCGCCGGACGTGCCGGCGCCGCTGCCGCCCGACGCGGAGTGGCGCGGGCCGGACGTCTATCCTCGGATGGACACGCTGCTCGACTACTTCACAAGCGAGCCGGTGGCGGCGTTGGACCAACCTGACGCTCTGGCTCAAAAGGCCAAGGAGTTCTGGGCTGAGATCCAGGAAGGCTACCTCCGGCACGGGGACTCCGCTGGCTCCGACCCCTACCCTACACCAGATCGGTTGTACCTGTCGTGGGAAGCCGTGCACGAACGGATCCGCGCCTGGTCGACCTTGGCCCTGGAACCGGTAGCCGCGCCTGACGCAGCGCGGGGACCGGCCGTCGAGTTTCCCGCCCGCGCGCCGAGCAGCGTCGGCCTGGCCGCGCGCGGCACGCCGTTCAGCGAAACCCTGCAGATCCTCGAGCGGCTCCGCGACGGGGGCCGCGTGTTGCTCGTCGCCCGAAGCCGCGGGCAGGTGGATCGGCTGCTCGCCTTGTTCGCCGAACACGACCTCCCCGCCCGCGCGTGGCAGCCGTCGTTCTGGACTGCCGCCTCACCGGCGAAAGAGCCGTTCTCCGTCGTGCAGGGTGACCTCTCGGCGGGGTTCGTGTCCCCCGAGCTGCGCCTCGCGCTGATCACGGAAGAGGAGCTGTTCGCGAAGGGGATCCGGCACCGGCCGCCGCCGAAGACTCAAGCGGCGACGTTCCTGTCCTCGCTGGACGACCTGAACGCCGGCGACTTCGTCGTGCACGTGCAGCACGGGATCGCCCGCTATCAAGGCTTGAAGCGGCTGGAGGTGCAGGGGTTCGAGAGCGACTATCTGATCCTCGAGTTCGCCGCCGGCGACAAACTCTATGTCCCGCTGGACCGGCTGACTCAGGTGCAACGCTACAGTGGCGGCGAGGGCCACGTGCCCAAGCTGGACAAGCTGGGCGGGAGTAGTTGGGCCAAAATTACGGCCCGCGTTAAGAAGGACATCGAGGAGATGGCCCAGGAGTTGATCGAGCTCTATGCCAACCGCGAACTCGTCCAACGCGGCACCTATGACGGCGACTCGACCCTGACGCGCGAGTTCGAAGCAGCATTCGAATACGAGGAGACACCGGACCAGCTCAAAGCGATCGAGGATATCAAGCGCGACATGGAATCGCCGAAGCCGATGGACCGGCTCGTGTGCGGCGACGTGGGCTACGGCAAGACCGAAGTGGCGATGCGCGCCGCGTTCAAGGCTGTGGAGAATAACCGCCAGGTCGCCGTTCTCGTCCCGACCACGCTGCTCGCCCAACAACACTACGACAATTTTGCGCAGCGCTTCGCGCCGTTTCCCGCGCGCGTCGCGCTGTTGTCGCGATTCCAGTCGCCCAAAGAGACGAAAGCCGTTCTTAAGGATGTGGAAGCCGGCGCGATCGACGTGGTGATCGGCACCCACCGCCTGCTCCAGAAGGATGTCCGGTTCCGCAACCTGGGCCTGGTGATCATCGACGAGGAGCAATGGTTCGGAGTCCGCCACAAGGAGCGCCTGAAGCAACTGCGGACCCAGGTGGACGTGCTCACGCTGACTGCGACGCCGATTCCCCGAACGCTCCAGATGGCCATGTCGGGCGTGCGGGACCTCTCCGTGATAGAGACCCCGCCGGCCGGCCGCCTCGCGATCCGCACACAGGTCGTCCGGTTCAACGAGACGACGATCCGCGAGGCGATCGTCCGCGAATTGGGCCGGGGCGGGCAGACCTACTTCGTCCACAACCGGGTCGAGACGATGGAGCGAATGGGCTCGTGGCTCCAGCGATTGGTGCCGGAGGCCCGCATCGTCATGGCACACGGCCAGATGGACTCGAAGCTCCTGGAATCCGTCATGCTGAAGTTCTTCCACCGGGAGGCCGACGTCCTGGTCGCCTCCGCCATCATTCAGTCGGGGCTGGACGTGCCCAACGCCAATACGATCCTCGTCAACCGCGCGGACACGTTCGGGCTGGCGCAACTCTACCAACTCCGCGGCCGCGTCGGCCGCTCCGGCCATCAGGCCTACGCCTATTTCCTTGTCCCGGACGAAGGGGCGCTGACCGGCGACGCCCAGAAGCGACTCATCGCCATCCAACAGTTCACGGAACTCGGCTCCGGTTTCCGCATCGCCGCGGCGGACCTGGAGATACGCGGCGCGGGCAACCTGCTCGGTAAGCAGCAGTCCGGGCACATCGCCGCCGTCGGGCTCGATCTGTACATGCAGATGGTCGAGCAGGCGGTGCAGCGCCTCAAGGGTCAGGTCGTCGAAGAGGAGCCCGACCCCGTGCTGCGTCTGAGCGTATCCGCCTTCATTCCCGAGGACTACGTCGCGGACGCGCACCAGCGGCTTTCGCTCTACAAACGCCTGTCGTCGTGCGCGCAGGTCGGCGACCTGGCCCTGCTGCACGGCGAGATCCAGGACCGCTACGGCCTTCCGCCCGAGCCGGTCGAGCGGCTGTTCGAAGTGATGCAGATCAAGCTGCTGGCGAAAGCGCTCCGGCTCAGCTCGGTCGAAGTCAAAGCCGGGTCGTTGGTCATCGCCTTCGACCCGAAGGCCCGGGTGCCGGACGCGGCCGTGCGCGCGCTGATGGATCGCTATCGGACGCGCCTGCGTTTTCTCTCGCCGCTCTCGTTCGAATTGCGAATCCCGCATCAGGACTGGCCTTCGCAATTTCAGGAACTCACCGCCGCCTTGCAAACCCTGGGAGTCTGTGATACCAAGGGACGCGCGCAGAGCGAGCACGTGCGCGCATGA
- a CDS encoding peptidylprolyl isomerase → MIRRLILASGLVLHPAPTPLRCVLLALGAAAGLWVGGLSGCAPRQDEAVVVIVNGRPITLSEFEFRWSELSEATRARYEKEGGKRKFLDDLITRELLMQEARKQGLDQSQGIRERTQRFKEQLILDELLKDKIKTKVEVSKEELEAYFAQHAHELLGSNKVQVSQMLLPNIYAAKDLKKQVESGGDFGKFAQRYSIDEKTKAKGGEVGPYRKGVLAPEVDAVIPTLRPGMVSDPIKTDQGYYIVRVSPLDRETLQADQATRERLRQELIAEKRRRRLEEIVSELRARASIRMADAAGRVADDTGRPRSVAVP, encoded by the coding sequence ATGATTCGACGGCTCATCCTCGCCTCCGGCCTCGTCCTTCATCCAGCTCCGACTCCCTTGCGATGCGTCCTGCTGGCGCTGGGCGCGGCGGCCGGGTTGTGGGTCGGCGGCCTGTCCGGCTGCGCGCCGCGGCAGGACGAAGCGGTGGTCGTGATCGTCAACGGCCGGCCCATCACGCTGAGCGAGTTCGAGTTTCGCTGGTCGGAACTGTCCGAGGCCACCCGCGCGCGGTATGAGAAAGAAGGCGGCAAGCGGAAGTTTCTGGACGACCTGATCACGCGCGAACTGCTGATGCAGGAGGCGCGCAAACAGGGGCTGGACCAAAGCCAGGGCATCCGCGAGCGCACCCAACGGTTCAAGGAACAACTGATCCTCGACGAACTGCTCAAGGACAAAATCAAGACGAAAGTGGAGGTGTCGAAGGAGGAACTGGAGGCCTACTTCGCGCAGCACGCCCACGAATTGCTCGGCTCCAATAAGGTGCAGGTCTCTCAGATGCTGCTCCCGAACATTTATGCGGCCAAGGACCTGAAGAAGCAGGTCGAGTCGGGCGGCGATTTCGGCAAGTTCGCCCAGCGCTACTCCATCGATGAAAAGACCAAAGCGAAGGGCGGAGAGGTCGGGCCTTATCGCAAGGGCGTGTTGGCGCCGGAAGTGGACGCGGTCATTCCGACGCTCCGGCCCGGCATGGTCAGCGACCCCATCAAAACCGACCAGGGTTACTACATCGTGAGGGTCAGCCCCCTCGATCGAGAGACGCTCCAAGCCGACCAGGCGACCCGCGAGCGGCTCCGGCAGGAACTCATTGCGGAGAAGCGCCGCCGGCGCCTGGAGGAAATCGTCTCCGAGCTGCGCGCCCGCGCCTCGATCCGCATGGCCGACGCGGCCGGTCGCGTGGCCGACGACACCGGCCGTCCCCGCAGCGTCGCGGTCCCCTGA
- the sugE gene encoding quaternary ammonium compound efflux SMR transporter SugE, with protein MSWTYLFIAGAFEIVWAIGLKYTEGFTRPWPSVGTVSAMIASLVFLSEALKTIPVGTGYAVWTGIGAAGTAALGMVLLGESRDPARIACIGAIVAGIVGLKLSTQ; from the coding sequence ATGTCGTGGACCTATCTGTTCATCGCGGGCGCGTTCGAAATCGTCTGGGCGATCGGATTGAAGTACACCGAGGGCTTCACCCGTCCGTGGCCGAGCGTCGGGACCGTCAGCGCCATGATCGCGAGCTTGGTCTTCCTGTCCGAGGCCCTCAAGACCATCCCGGTCGGCACCGGCTACGCGGTCTGGACCGGCATCGGCGCCGCCGGGACGGCCGCGCTGGGCATGGTCCTGCTCGGCGAATCCCGCGATCCGGCGAGGATCGCTTGCATCGGCGCGATCGTGGCCGGCATCGTCGGCCTGAAACTATCGACGCAATGA
- the yihA gene encoding ribosome biogenesis GTP-binding protein YihA/YsxC produces MNILSAQFIKSCDRPEQFPQERLPEIAFVGRSNVGKSSLINSLLHRRGLAKVSRTPGKTRLVNFFLVTTDDPSLKRLYVVDLPGYGYAKVAKSVRAQWGPMIERYLTGRDELRGVVLLVEARRVAEHDQVTMRWLRAIGRPAIVVATKVDKLNRGERRGSRDLLRDALDLCGDAEPIPYSAVTHEGREALWKAIRAMLLAPGPGRAPNYEF; encoded by the coding sequence ATGAACATCCTGTCCGCCCAGTTTATCAAAAGTTGCGACCGACCCGAACAGTTTCCGCAGGAACGCCTGCCGGAGATTGCGTTCGTGGGACGATCCAACGTCGGCAAGTCGTCGCTGATCAATTCGCTGCTGCACCGCCGCGGGCTCGCCAAGGTCAGCCGGACACCGGGCAAAACGCGGCTGGTGAATTTCTTTCTGGTGACGACGGACGATCCGTCGTTGAAACGGCTCTACGTCGTCGATCTGCCGGGTTACGGCTACGCCAAGGTGGCCAAGTCGGTGCGGGCGCAATGGGGGCCGATGATCGAGCGGTACCTCACGGGGCGCGACGAGCTGCGAGGGGTGGTGCTCCTGGTCGAGGCGCGCCGGGTGGCGGAGCACGATCAGGTGACGATGCGATGGCTGCGCGCGATCGGTCGGCCGGCGATCGTCGTTGCGACCAAGGTCGACAAACTGAACCGCGGCGAGCGGCGGGGAAGCCGGGACCTGCTTCGTGACGCGTTGGACCTGTGCGGGGACGCCGAGCCGATTCCGTATTCCGCCGTGACCCACGAAGGACGGGAGGCTTTGTGGAAGGCGATCAGGGCGATGCTGCTCGCCCCGGGCCCGGGGCGAGCGCCGAATTATGAATTTTGA
- the mtgA gene encoding monofunctional biosynthetic peptidoglycan transglycosylase, whose protein sequence is MPKSTRRRRLARIMISLVLVIGLPLGVLAFVWLVTLPDVAALEKTNPTSTALMEARLVQARERGRPFKTQWIWVPLSRISSHLQRAVIAAEDAAFFSHEGFDWEGIKDAALHNLEAGEMRRGGSTITQQLAKNLYLSPERSLLRKAREALIARSLEHHLSKPRILELYLNVAEWGRGVYGAEAAARHHFGKSARDLTAEEAALLAAILPSPRRYDPLKVTAQVARRQQRILRWIQKINGGADAPAAG, encoded by the coding sequence ATGCCCAAGTCAACTCGACGGCGTAGACTGGCCCGGATCATGATCAGCCTCGTGCTGGTGATCGGCCTGCCGCTTGGTGTGCTCGCCTTCGTGTGGCTGGTGACGCTGCCCGATGTCGCGGCGCTCGAAAAGACGAACCCGACCTCGACGGCTCTCATGGAGGCGCGGCTCGTCCAGGCCCGCGAGCGGGGACGCCCGTTCAAGACCCAGTGGATCTGGGTCCCGCTCTCCCGCATCTCGTCCCATCTGCAGCGGGCGGTGATCGCGGCCGAAGACGCCGCGTTCTTTTCGCACGAGGGCTTCGACTGGGAGGGCATTAAGGACGCGGCGCTTCATAACCTGGAAGCGGGCGAAATGCGGCGCGGCGGCAGCACGATCACCCAACAACTCGCCAAGAATCTCTATCTTTCGCCGGAGCGTTCGCTGCTGCGCAAGGCGCGGGAGGCGCTCATCGCGCGATCCCTGGAACACCATCTGTCCAAGCCACGCATCTTGGAGTTGTATCTCAATGTGGCGGAATGGGGCCGCGGCGTGTACGGCGCCGAAGCGGCGGCCCGCCATCACTTCGGCAAATCCGCCAGGGACCTGACCGCGGAAGAAGCGGCGTTGCTGGCGGCGATCCTCCCGTCGCCGCGCCGGTACGATCCGCTCAAAGTCACCGCCCAGGTCGCCAGACGCCAGCAACGGATCCTTCGGTGGATACAGAAGATCAACGGCGGGGCCGATGCGCCGGCGGCCGGCTGA
- a CDS encoding TonB-dependent receptor, translated as MRQVGLLIAVWLSLGPPAGEPIAQADEPDADGRTAAAVITEEVIVSATRTPEPAGRIPAAASIISREQLDRSPFPDGHQADDLLRYVPGVQPSNLSSRYNHPTAQAITLRGLGSRRALVLLDGVPLNDGFGGWINWGLVPNNLDRIEVVPGGGSNLYGTWAMGGVVHLITQPPTLGPGLQAESQAGNLSSYQQAIGARYGTTRSALSLHYRWFHTNGFIPTPAYQRGPIDQSNDSRHEHFTGSVSTALTSRTTLTLTGSLFREDRSFGTPLSLASRTIGSAAVGLEGDTRRGDRWETKLFAQWQTFRNLTSQITPAPTIRLGEVRERIQAIPSNDFGGSAQWMMPVAPRHRLVLGADARTIIAQSEDQVFTAAGPAGRTLAKGRQAGWGVFGEWIADFTDRLTVVPSFRSDWWKNFDARIESAQGAATIPRDNVEHVINPKLAVHYRLTDHLRAGAAVYQAFRAPTLNELYRGFGFGGFNFLPNENLTPERLTGGEAKLEGDLLSDRRLSWRISGHYDEVKDQIIFVTQSPLAAQRQNVGRTRTYGGELAVVFRPSDGISLNLGYAYADSAIKDSPGNPSRVGKRVPNVSRHQVAMGFTVGHPDRIQATLLGRYLSRQFADDLNTQPIADFVVLDASLQKRITTGMTLFLNGENLTNRQYIATQTGPIKTLGAPLLVMGGLRMEY; from the coding sequence GTGAGGCAGGTCGGCCTGCTCATAGCGGTCTGGCTTTCTTTGGGTCCGCCGGCGGGAGAACCGATCGCGCAGGCGGATGAGCCGGACGCGGACGGTCGCACAGCCGCTGCAGTCATCACCGAGGAGGTCATCGTCTCCGCAACCCGCACTCCGGAACCTGCGGGCCGGATTCCGGCCGCCGCATCGATCATCAGCCGCGAACAGCTCGATCGTTCGCCTTTCCCCGACGGCCATCAAGCCGACGACCTCCTCCGATACGTGCCGGGCGTCCAACCCAGCAATCTGAGCAGCCGCTACAATCATCCGACCGCCCAGGCAATCACGTTGCGCGGGTTGGGAAGCCGGCGCGCGCTCGTGCTGCTGGACGGGGTGCCGCTCAACGACGGATTCGGCGGGTGGATCAATTGGGGGCTCGTCCCGAACAACCTGGATCGGATCGAAGTCGTGCCGGGCGGCGGGTCGAATCTTTACGGCACCTGGGCGATGGGAGGCGTCGTTCATCTGATCACCCAACCGCCGACTCTGGGGCCCGGTCTTCAGGCGGAAAGCCAGGCCGGCAATTTAAGCTCGTATCAACAAGCGATCGGGGCCCGGTACGGGACGACCCGCTCCGCGCTCTCGTTGCACTACCGATGGTTTCACACGAACGGCTTCATCCCGACGCCGGCCTATCAACGAGGTCCGATCGATCAGTCGAACGACTCTCGGCATGAGCACTTCACCGGATCGGTCTCGACCGCTCTCACCTCCCGGACGACGCTGACCCTCACCGGATCGCTGTTCCGCGAGGACCGCTCATTCGGCACCCCGCTGAGCCTGGCCTCGCGGACAATCGGCAGCGCCGCGGTCGGGCTCGAAGGGGATACGCGGCGCGGCGACCGATGGGAAACGAAGCTCTTTGCCCAGTGGCAGACGTTCCGCAATCTGACGTCCCAGATCACGCCGGCGCCGACGATAAGACTGGGCGAAGTGCGGGAACGCATCCAAGCGATCCCCAGCAACGATTTCGGCGGATCGGCGCAATGGATGATGCCGGTCGCGCCGCGGCACCGGCTCGTGCTCGGCGCCGACGCGCGCACGATCATCGCACAGTCGGAGGATCAGGTGTTCACCGCCGCCGGGCCCGCGGGTCGGACCCTGGCCAAAGGCCGGCAGGCGGGCTGGGGCGTGTTCGGCGAATGGATCGCCGATTTCACCGATCGGCTGACCGTGGTTCCCAGCTTCCGGTCCGATTGGTGGAAGAACTTCGACGCGCGGATCGAATCGGCCCAGGGCGCCGCGACGATTCCGCGCGACAACGTGGAGCACGTCATCAACCCCAAGCTGGCGGTTCACTACCGACTGACAGACCACCTGCGCGCCGGCGCGGCGGTCTATCAGGCTTTTCGGGCGCCGACGTTGAACGAACTCTACCGCGGCTTCGGCTTCGGCGGGTTCAATTTCCTGCCCAATGAAAATTTGACGCCGGAACGGCTGACCGGCGGGGAAGCCAAACTGGAAGGCGATCTCCTGTCCGATCGCAGGCTGTCCTGGCGGATTTCAGGCCACTACGACGAGGTGAAGGACCAGATCATCTTCGTCACGCAGAGCCCGTTGGCCGCGCAACGACAGAACGTGGGACGGACGAGAACTTACGGCGGCGAGCTCGCTGTGGTCTTCCGGCCCTCGGACGGGATCAGCCTCAACCTCGGCTATGCCTACGCCGACTCCGCGATCAAGGATTCTCCCGGCAATCCCTCGCGCGTAGGCAAGCGGGTGCCGAACGTGTCGCGGCATCAGGTCGCGATGGGTTTCACGGTGGGGCACCCCGATCGCATCCAGGCGACGCTGCTGGGCCGGTATCTTTCCCGACAGTTCGCGGACGACCTCAACACCCAGCCGATCGCCGACTTCGTCGTCCTGGACGCCTCGCTCCAGAAACGGATCACGACGGGCATGACGCTCTTCCTGAACGGCGAGAACCTGACGAACCGGCAATACATCGCCACGCAGACCGGTCCGATCAAAACCCTCGGGGCGCCGCTGCTGGTGATGGGGGGATTGAGGATGGAGTATTAA